tactattgaaaaaaaaaagttttataacAAACTGTATTattctaatattattaaattcaaattttcccTATCAATAAAGTTTTTGGCGaatgaaaacaaaaagaaaagcaCAGGCAATTTATCAGTTAGGGCACTTATGAACCAACATGGGATCCCACAAACCGCCCTCTGCTACGCTTTCTTATCCACACACCACACTCGTCAACAGTACCTGTTAAAGTTTCACAAAATCCTGCCTATAAAATTCATCAtattaataaatgaatttaCCAACAGACAATGGTATTGCAATATCAAATGATTATGTTTCTAGTTTTCAAATatgtaattaatataataaatgagttttaatttaagAACATTAGTATTAtagtaaaattttgaatttaaactaaactaacaaaaaaaaatgttatttttcatTATCTGAAATGGTATATTTTCACTACTAAAATACGTTGCTGCCTCAATTGTTATTTCCACTTGCATGTTGTCTCTCTACGTTTCTATGAACTTCAATGTCAGCAACTCATTTATAACGCAACAATGATAAAATCACAATTGGATAAATATTTTCTTATCACTAggctaaaataattaatatccaCCGACTATTGTAGAACTACATGCAAGAGGTACAAATGAAATGAttgtaatatataaaataacggGAGTCAAAAGGGCAATTTCGAGAATGTACTTTCGATTGACTTGAGAAATCATAGGCACAATCATTTTAGCTGTGTAAAATAACTTTGCCCCCCATAAAAgaatgaaatataaatattataataatatctaTAGTTATGGGATTGTCTTAAATATGAGTAGATGTTCCACCTAACGATAATTCCTATGTTTTCCTCAAATTCGACACAAGCAACTGTGTCTGTTAATTCAAGGGCTCTCATTACCCATTATTGTTTGTGTTCACAATCAGAAGAGAAACTTGAATCAGTGATAACCACCCATCCTATAACATCACTTTCTACATCTTTTGCATCACATTGTACACCAATCTACTGATGCATGTTAGTCCTTGCTTCGCTACCAGCATTAAAAGCATCCCTCAGGAGCCCATTGTACACAAACTAGGACTTTAAGAAAGCAACATTTTCTATTGAAAATCGAAATATTCAAAGATGGTTGTATGCATAACTATTTACAACATGCCGTTGCCACCAACCTCCAATGCTTCAATGTCATCGGAAATTAATCTCCTGTCTCTACTTGCTACTAATAAACCCATAGGAATTTTAGTATCAAATTGACATGCGTATTGTGATAACAACAGTGTACCTATACATCGTAATGGTGGCTCATAATCTGAAACGAGGAAaagggaaatgggagaggggggAGAGTTACCGTGAAAATTTGAAAGGCAGCTACTGAGGACAACTCCTACCGGCACCACTAAGGCAGTAAATGCAAGAACTTATCTCAACCTATACAAGAATAACTCAACCTATACAAGAATAACTCAATAAAAATAGTCAATCCCCTGTCTCCCAGAGATCCATCTTCATCTACCCCAATCATCAACGTAAAGAGATGCCTAATACCAGAACTGCACCGGCAAGGCTCCACTGTGCATCATCTCAAATCAATCAACAGCCAGAATTCATCTTTATTCACAGGTGGAAGACCCTCAAAATCAAAATGATTTTTCCAGCGCATGAAATGTGCCAGCTTACTCAAATAGCACTCTCAAAAGAAACCAGTATGTTTTCAATACACTTGGGCTTTGGGCACGAAGCAGCTGAAAGGCCTTGAAGCAATTTCACAACATCAACAGTATCATCTAGATAATACTTAGCCTTGCTTGGCTTCCGCCCAACAGTGCAGGCGAAGATCTCTGGTGCCACAGTCAAAGTTGGTCCTGAAACTGTGCTTAGTATACTCTCAAACATGTCCTCGTCTGATTTATCATCACCAATGCACAATACAAAATCGGGTGGCTTCCCACGATTAACCATATTTAAAAGAACCTTTTCAGCAACAAATCCTTTACTTATTCCCTGaaggataaaaaatatataatgcaTTAATTAACATCTGCTTGATAAGAGTTTTCTGTGGGTGTGTGCGCGTGTGAGAGAGAAAGTGAtgtgtttttcttctttttctttttttttttttggggggggggggggctcACAGTTGTACCTGTGGCTTAACTTCAACAATATGTTGGCCCCGCTTAACCACAGCTGGTTCATTTGCAAGGACATTTTCAAGATGATCCAACAATTCTTTAGCTTGGCAGGATCCAAAGTCTGGGTCTGCATCTTGATGGTGCCACACCAATGCACTCTCCTTCAACTCTATATTGGAGCCATCAGTTGTCTCTGTATATAGTCCCATTATAGGTTCCACAATATTTTTCCAATCAAGATCATCAGCAACAGACTTGGTTTCCCACTCACAGGTTTTATCCCACCTgaaaagaaacataaaagaacagaACAAATCATCATTTTGTATGTCATTTCAGATCACAAGCTTTGTTTGAATCATATAATTCACCTACCTCATGAAGTATCCATGTTCAGCTGCTATTCCTAATCTCTCACATGGATCAAGCCACTCGCTCAATGAATTTCTTGCTCTCCCGCTGACTATAAATACAGTGTTATTTGGATCATTGCATAGAGTTGTCAGAACAGACATGACTTCAGGGCTGGGGCTTTTAACAATAGATGTATGTGGAACAACAGTACCATCATAGTCCAGAAATATTGCTCTTCTATTTGTCCGTTTATAAGCTGAGACAATGTGCTCGACACCCAACCTCCTGAAACTAGGAGAAAGAGACACAACTCTGAATCCCAGGCCAAATCCAATTCCCCAACACCTTTTATTATAATGATCTTGGCAAGCTCTCTCCAAATCCTGCATAAAGCTGCGTGCCCAATAAGCTACATCGTGAGTACTGACATAACGATAATGCTTCTCATGGCGCAACTGCTTCTCAGATTCTGGCATGGTGATGGCCAAATTCAAGGCATCAGCCACGGCATCAATATCCCATGGGTTCACCCTAATTGCTCCACTTAGAGAAGGTGAGCAACCAATGAACTCTGAAACAACAATCATGCTTTTGCGAGGAGAATCTGATGCTGTGCCCATGGCTTTGTCCATATACAGGGTGCCCTGCCTGCAAACGATATATTTATAGGGCACTAAATTCATCCCATCCCTCACTGCACTTACTATGCAACATTCTGCTAAAGCATAATATGCAGTCTTCTCATACCGAGGAACAGGACGATCAATCAGAATGACTGGTTCATATTTGGGTGAACCATAAACTTCATTGATCCTTTTGGCAGTTAAGTATGTCTCCCTCTTTGCTTCTTGGACATCTTTCCCTGATCCCCTTGCAGGATTCACAATCTGAACTAGGACCACTTTCCCCCGCAACTCTGGATGTTGTTGCAAGAGTTGTTCCATTGCCAATAATTTCAGACTGATTCCTTTGAATATGTCCATGTCATCAATACCAAGAATCACTTTCCTCCCACCCAACTGTTCTTGAATTTCTTTGACTTTAACAGAAGTAGAAGGAAGGTTCATTACTGATTCAAGCCGACCCATGTGTATACCTACAGGCAATATTTTGATGTACACTGTACGGCCAAAGTAATCAAGTCCAATGTGTCCCCTCTTAGATTCATAATCCAAGCCAAGCATTCTGCTGCAGCAGGAGAGAAAGTGCCGCGCATAATCAAATGTATGAAAACCAATTAGGTCACAATTCAGAAGCCCCCTCAGAATTTCATCTCGAACTGGAAGTGTTCGGTATATTTCCGATGAAGGAAATGGACTGTGGAGGAAGAATCCAAGCTTGACTCTATTGTAAGCTTTCCTCAGAAAGGTTGGAAGAAGCATCAAGTGATAGTCATGAACCCAAACATAATCTTCCTCGGGACTGATTATTTCCATGACCTTGTCTGCAAACATTTTATTTGCTGAAACATAGGCCTGCCAAACAACACGTTCAAAGCGATCGCCATGGTCTGGGCACATAGGCAACATGTAGTGAAAAAGAGGCCATAATTGCTGTTTACAGAACCCAAGATAAAACTTCTTCTGTAGGTCTTGGGGTAGAAAAGTAGGGACACAGTTGAAATTCTCAAGCAGTTGTTGGGAAACTTCTTCCTGCTCACTAGCCTTTATATCAGCCTTTAGAGACCCAACATAAATAACCTCAGTTTCAGGGGACAAACCATCCTTTAGTTGCAAATAAAGTGAATCTTCATCCCAACTGAAGAACCACTTGGCAGTTTCTGGATCCTTTTTAGCATGTAAAGGCAACATGTTTGCCACAATAATTATCCGCTCACGACAAATCGATGAAGCATTCTCTGAGTCCCCATCATTACTGCCATAACCATCCAAATCAGAGATAATCCCAGGGACAGTCATCACTCTAGGAATAGATCTTGGAGTATGAGGAATTTCCAACAGATTCCCAGAGGCCAAATCCAAAATATTCAGACACGATCTTGACACCATAACTCATTAAGATAACAAACTTCCAACTATAAATAGTTTGTTCACAGAAACTCAGACCTAC
The Manihot esculenta cultivar AM560-2 chromosome 1, M.esculenta_v8, whole genome shotgun sequence genome window above contains:
- the LOC110610863 gene encoding probable alpha,alpha-trehalose-phosphate synthase [UDP-forming] 9; the protein is MVSRSCLNILDLASGNLLEIPHTPRSIPRVMTVPGIISDLDGYGSNDGDSENASSICRERIIIVANMLPLHAKKDPETAKWFFSWDEDSLYLQLKDGLSPETEVIYVGSLKADIKASEQEEVSQQLLENFNCVPTFLPQDLQKKFYLGFCKQQLWPLFHYMLPMCPDHGDRFERVVWQAYVSANKMFADKVMEIISPEEDYVWVHDYHLMLLPTFLRKAYNRVKLGFFLHSPFPSSEIYRTLPVRDEILRGLLNCDLIGFHTFDYARHFLSCCSRMLGLDYESKRGHIGLDYFGRTVYIKILPVGIHMGRLESVMNLPSTSVKVKEIQEQLGGRKVILGIDDMDIFKGISLKLLAMEQLLQQHPELRGKVVLVQIVNPARGSGKDVQEAKRETYLTAKRINEVYGSPKYEPVILIDRPVPRYEKTAYYALAECCIVSAVRDGMNLVPYKYIVCRQGTLYMDKAMGTASDSPRKSMIVVSEFIGCSPSLSGAIRVNPWDIDAVADALNLAITMPESEKQLRHEKHYRYVSTHDVAYWARSFMQDLERACQDHYNKRCWGIGFGLGFRVVSLSPSFRRLGVEHIVSAYKRTNRRAIFLDYDGTVVPHTSIVKSPSPEVMSVLTTLCNDPNNTVFIVSGRARNSLSEWLDPCERLGIAAEHGYFMRWDKTCEWETKSVADDLDWKNIVEPIMGLYTETTDGSNIELKESALVWHHQDADPDFGSCQAKELLDHLENVLANEPAVVKRGQHIVEVKPQGISKGFVAEKVLLNMVNRGKPPDFVLCIGDDKSDEDMFESILSTVSGPTLTVAPEIFACTVGRKPSKAKYYLDDTVDVVKLLQGLSAASCPKPKCIENILVSFESAI